One window from the genome of Bacillota bacterium encodes:
- a CDS encoding IS200/IS605 family accessory protein TnpB-related protein: MKVTFETRIKDRSLYPLLEAFAALFGCVERTLFRDHYVRGEPLPDCKRRYLPAFGITARMFNAVASVLGGKVKAAHEARKRHARRLKDQIRSLEESLAGLKERLEQAEGPGSRWGLRFEIHHKRRRLAQLESRLALVEQDLNRVVPRMCFGSNRLFRRQFHLEENGYRTHDEWLKDWRRARSSQFLCLGSGDERR; encoded by the coding sequence GTGAAGGTAACCTTTGAGACCAGAATCAAAGACAGGTCTTTGTATCCCCTGCTGGAGGCCTTTGCCGCCCTCTTTGGCTGCGTCGAGCGGACCCTCTTCCGTGACCATTACGTCCGGGGTGAACCCCTGCCCGACTGCAAGCGCCGTTACCTTCCCGCGTTTGGCATCACCGCCCGCATGTTCAACGCCGTGGCCTCGGTACTGGGGGGCAAGGTGAAGGCCGCCCACGAAGCCAGGAAGAGGCACGCGCGCAGGCTGAAAGATCAGATCCGTTCACTGGAGGAATCCCTGGCCGGCCTCAAGGAGCGACTGGAGCAGGCCGAAGGCCCGGGGTCCAGGTGGGGGCTGAGGTTCGAGATCCACCACAAGAGGCGCCGGCTGGCCCAACTGGAGTCCAGGCTGGCGCTGGTGGAACAGGACCTCAACCGTGTGGTGCCCCGCATGTGCTTTGGCTCAAACAGGCTCTTCCGCCGGCAGTTCCACCTGGAGGAAAACGGCTACCGGACGCACGATGAATGGCTCAAGGACTGGCGCCGTGCCCGCTCCTCCCAGTTCCTGTGCCTGGGCTCGGGGGACGAGAGGCGG